A stretch of Amycolatopsis balhimycina FH 1894 DNA encodes these proteins:
- a CDS encoding amino acid ABC transporter permease → MFDFLSNPDYHLVDAFWMTIKLTFFSAIGALIWGTILVAMRVSPVPIMRGFATVYVNIFRNTPLTVIIVFTSLGLSSTLGINLASANSSTSLADNAFRLAILGFVVYTATFVCESLRSGINTVPVGQAEAARALGLNFVQVLRLIVLPQAFRSVIAPLANVLIALLKNTTVAAVISVAEAAALMSTMVENESDSLFLVFLVFAAVFVALVLPLGLILGWVAKKVEVKR, encoded by the coding sequence GTGTTCGATTTCCTCAGCAATCCTGATTACCACCTCGTCGACGCGTTCTGGATGACGATCAAGCTCACGTTCTTCTCGGCGATCGGGGCACTCATCTGGGGGACCATCCTCGTCGCGATGCGCGTCAGCCCGGTCCCGATCATGCGCGGGTTCGCCACGGTGTACGTGAACATCTTCCGGAACACCCCGTTGACGGTGATCATCGTCTTCACCTCGCTGGGGCTGTCCTCGACGCTGGGCATCAACCTGGCCTCGGCGAACTCGTCGACTTCGCTGGCCGACAACGCGTTCCGCCTGGCGATCCTCGGGTTCGTGGTCTACACGGCGACGTTCGTGTGCGAGTCCCTGCGCTCGGGCATCAACACGGTGCCCGTCGGCCAGGCGGAAGCGGCCCGCGCGCTCGGCCTGAACTTCGTCCAGGTGCTGCGCCTGATCGTGCTGCCCCAGGCGTTCCGCTCGGTGATCGCCCCCCTGGCGAACGTCCTGATCGCCCTCCTGAAGAACACGACGGTCGCCGCGGTGATCAGCGTGGCCGAGGCGGCGGCGCTGATGTCGACCATGGTCGAAAACGAGTCCGACTCGCTGTTCCTGGTCTTCCTGGTGTTCGCCGCGGTGTTCGTGGCACTGGTGCTGCCGCTCGGCCTGATCCTGGGCTGGGTGGCCAAGAAGGTCGAGGTCAAGCGATGA
- a CDS encoding sensor histidine kinase, with protein MRVRLQGIVLTLVALLVFGLGIPLAITIAAGAQQKLFLDRLTDTARFASLAQRPLLDNKPRLIEPDLHRYTEVYSVQVLVFDQDGKQVASSVGPNGARLDSHAERIDGPVHEALAGRRSQPGGVLMPWDATPLVLAEPVLADGEVHGAVVTVSDTGSERADVLWWWLLLAAGGILAFTLALAVAIPVVRWILRPVHRLDDATGALVASVVSGREAEPVGESGGPPELRQLGRSFDRMAESVSGALAAQRAFVADASHQLRNPLTALKIRLGNLEGHVDDEPAAADLEAARVDAGRLHQILDGLLSMARAEASGGELDPVVLDDVVAERVADWSVVGQARDVRLVVDTDGGGARVCVPPRGAETILDALLDNALKFTASGTEIRVAVERDGDRVRLSVRDHGPGLRPEELERARDRFWRSPAHQNVPGSGLGLAIVSELVAHSGGELELDLPEGGGLRITMTFPAV; from the coding sequence GTGCGCGTCCGGTTGCAGGGCATCGTGCTGACGCTGGTCGCGTTGCTCGTCTTCGGCCTGGGCATCCCGCTGGCCATCACGATCGCCGCCGGGGCGCAGCAGAAGCTGTTCCTCGACCGGCTGACCGACACCGCCCGGTTCGCGTCGCTGGCGCAGCGGCCGCTGCTGGACAACAAGCCGAGGCTGATCGAGCCCGACCTGCACCGCTACACCGAGGTGTACAGCGTCCAGGTGCTGGTCTTCGACCAGGACGGCAAGCAGGTGGCCAGCTCGGTGGGGCCGAACGGCGCGCGGCTCGACAGCCACGCCGAACGGATCGACGGGCCGGTCCACGAGGCACTGGCCGGGCGCCGCTCGCAGCCCGGTGGCGTGCTGATGCCGTGGGACGCCACGCCGCTGGTGCTCGCCGAACCGGTGCTCGCCGACGGCGAGGTGCACGGCGCGGTGGTGACCGTGTCCGACACCGGGAGCGAGCGGGCCGACGTGCTGTGGTGGTGGCTGCTGCTCGCCGCGGGCGGGATCCTCGCGTTCACCCTCGCCCTGGCCGTGGCGATTCCGGTGGTCCGGTGGATCCTGCGGCCGGTGCACCGGCTCGACGACGCGACCGGCGCGCTCGTGGCGTCCGTGGTCAGCGGGCGGGAGGCCGAGCCGGTGGGGGAGAGCGGCGGGCCGCCGGAGCTGCGGCAGCTCGGCCGGTCCTTCGACCGGATGGCCGAAAGCGTGTCCGGCGCGCTGGCCGCGCAGCGCGCGTTCGTCGCCGACGCCTCCCACCAGCTGCGCAACCCGCTGACGGCGCTGAAGATCCGGCTGGGCAACCTCGAAGGGCACGTCGACGACGAGCCGGCGGCCGCCGACCTGGAGGCCGCGCGGGTCGACGCCGGGCGGCTGCACCAGATCCTGGACGGCCTGCTTTCGATGGCCCGGGCCGAGGCGTCCGGTGGCGAGCTGGACCCGGTGGTGCTCGACGACGTCGTCGCCGAGCGGGTCGCCGACTGGTCGGTGGTCGGGCAGGCGCGGGACGTCCGGCTGGTCGTCGACACCGACGGCGGTGGCGCGCGCGTGTGCGTGCCGCCGCGCGGCGCCGAGACGATCCTGGACGCGCTGCTCGACAACGCGCTGAAGTTCACCGCGTCCGGGACCGAGATCCGGGTCGCCGTCGAGCGCGACGGCGACCGGGTGCGCCTGTCGGTCCGCGATCACGGGCCGGGCCTGCGGCCCGAGGAGCTCGAGCGCGCGCGGGACCGGTTCTGGCGCAGCCCCGCCCACCAGAACGTGCCCGGCTCGGGGCTGGGCCTGGCGATCGTCAGCGAGCTCGTCGCGCACTCCGGCGGCGAACTCGAGCTCGACCTCCCCGAAGGCGGCGGCCTCCGGATCACGATGACGTTCCCCGCGGTTTAG
- a CDS encoding glutamate ABC transporter substrate-binding protein, with amino-acid sequence MRLSRVLQTGAIVMAAGLALTACGGGSGSNGASGDKNLVQRAKDNKKLTIGIKFDQPGLGLKKPDGTYAGFDVDVAKYIAKQLGVDESGITWKEAQSAQREDLIKKGEVDFIVATYSITDKRKNEVSFGGPYFVAHQDLLVRSDNTDITGPESLTGNKKLCSVKGSTPAQNVKTKYAKEVQLQEVGKYTDCVTSLLNGTVDAMTTDDVILAGYAAQQPGKLKLVGKGFTDEKYGVGLKKDDADSKAAINKAIEAMEQDGSWEKALQTNVGPSGYKIPAAPAIAP; translated from the coding sequence ATGCGGTTGAGTCGAGTTCTGCAGACGGGCGCGATCGTGATGGCCGCCGGGCTGGCGCTGACGGCCTGCGGCGGCGGGTCCGGCAGCAACGGCGCGAGCGGCGACAAGAACCTGGTCCAGCGGGCCAAGGACAACAAGAAGCTGACCATCGGTATCAAGTTCGACCAGCCGGGCCTCGGCCTGAAGAAGCCGGACGGCACCTACGCCGGCTTCGACGTCGACGTCGCGAAGTACATCGCGAAGCAGCTCGGCGTGGACGAGTCGGGGATCACCTGGAAGGAAGCGCAGTCCGCGCAGCGCGAGGACCTGATCAAGAAGGGTGAGGTCGACTTCATCGTCGCCACCTACTCGATCACCGACAAGCGCAAGAACGAAGTGTCCTTCGGCGGCCCGTACTTCGTCGCGCACCAGGACCTGCTGGTCCGGTCGGACAACACCGACATCACCGGCCCCGAGTCGCTGACCGGCAACAAGAAGCTGTGCTCGGTCAAGGGCTCCACCCCGGCGCAGAACGTCAAGACGAAGTACGCCAAGGAGGTGCAGCTGCAGGAGGTGGGCAAGTACACCGACTGCGTGACCTCGCTCCTCAACGGCACCGTGGACGCGATGACCACCGACGACGTCATCCTCGCCGGTTACGCCGCGCAGCAGCCCGGCAAGCTCAAGCTGGTCGGCAAGGGCTTCACGGACGAGAAGTACGGCGTGGGCCTGAAGAAGGACGACGCGGACAGCAAGGCCGCGATCAACAAGGCCATCGAGGCGATGGAGCAGGACGGCTCGTGGGAGAAGGCACTGCAGACCAACGTCGGCCCGTCGGGCTACAAGATCCCGGCCGCGCCGGCGATCGCCCCGTGA
- a CDS encoding ROK family protein, with translation MAKTGIGDRAGEVFAALAAAGQATRPQLAVACRLSKPTVSLVMAELEAAGLAERSGSSSGATGRTAAVYRLGPRAGYVLAVDRGSTQVALRATGLDGELLDEDHTTRPASAAAMVQAVLGRRAGRGPLRAVVVAVSEVVSPPGRGDPATMARVRDAVASLGLPADAAVRTENNVNCAAIAELAEGAGTDHDSFVYLQVGVAIGAGVVIGRRLVRGASGAAGEVARLAYPWADDRSPAPEALEARLGSRALLRRARGRWQGRPDPAPRTAAALFALAEKGDPVALEIVGEHAEAVGNLAASLCAVVDPGLVVLGGGVGRNRLLLPGVVATVDRLSWPVEVVVSELGARATVLGAAHLARERGIGAVVAEG, from the coding sequence ATGGCGAAAACGGGCATCGGTGACCGCGCGGGCGAGGTCTTCGCCGCGCTGGCGGCCGCCGGCCAGGCCACCCGGCCACAGCTCGCGGTGGCCTGCAGGCTGTCGAAACCGACCGTGTCCCTGGTGATGGCCGAACTGGAGGCCGCCGGGCTCGCCGAACGCAGCGGCAGCTCGTCGGGGGCCACCGGGCGGACGGCGGCGGTCTACCGGCTGGGCCCCCGGGCCGGGTACGTGCTGGCGGTGGACCGGGGATCGACGCAGGTGGCGCTGCGCGCGACCGGGCTCGACGGGGAGCTCCTCGACGAGGACCACACCACGCGGCCCGCCTCCGCGGCCGCGATGGTCCAGGCGGTGCTCGGGCGCCGAGCCGGCCGGGGTCCGCTTCGCGCCGTGGTCGTGGCGGTGTCCGAAGTGGTTTCCCCGCCCGGACGGGGTGATCCGGCGACCATGGCGCGGGTCCGGGACGCCGTCGCCTCGCTCGGGCTGCCCGCGGACGCGGCCGTCCGCACCGAGAACAACGTCAACTGCGCGGCGATCGCCGAACTGGCCGAAGGCGCGGGCACGGACCACGACAGCTTCGTGTACCTGCAGGTCGGCGTGGCGATCGGGGCCGGGGTGGTGATCGGGCGACGGCTCGTCCGCGGGGCCAGCGGCGCGGCGGGGGAAGTCGCGCGCCTGGCGTACCCGTGGGCGGACGACCGGTCGCCCGCCCCGGAGGCCCTCGAAGCGCGGCTCGGTTCGCGGGCGCTGCTGCGCCGGGCCCGCGGCCGCTGGCAAGGGCGGCCGGATCCGGCGCCGCGGACGGCCGCCGCGCTGTTCGCACTGGCCGAGAAGGGGGACCCGGTCGCGCTCGAGATCGTCGGCGAACACGCCGAAGCCGTGGGGAACCTCGCCGCGTCGCTCTGCGCGGTCGTCGACCCCGGCTTGGTGGTGCTCGGCGGCGGCGTGGGCCGCAACCGGCTGCTCCTGCCCGGTGTCGTCGCCACCGTCGACCGGCTGAGCTGG
- a CDS encoding SDR family NAD(P)-dependent oxidoreductase: MGVALVTGSSRGLGRVIARRLARDGFAVAVNGLHDDPDLKTAAEGILAEGGRAAAFAADVTDRRQVGELIDAVTTLLGPIGVLVVNATGPQPDAPVSQVDWPDHLAQLDFFVRSPVLLGHAVLPGMRARGYGRIVHVDSEVADRPPPGRSAYATAKSAQIGLARAWARELAPDGITVNTVAPGFVPVERHADVPAAEREEYRASVPAGRLGTPEDVAAAVSFFASEEAGFITGQRLLVDGGRSLG, encoded by the coding sequence ATGGGTGTCGCACTGGTGACCGGCAGTTCCCGCGGCCTGGGCCGGGTGATCGCACGACGGCTGGCCCGCGACGGGTTCGCCGTCGCGGTCAACGGCCTCCACGACGACCCCGACCTGAAGACCGCCGCGGAGGGAATCCTCGCCGAAGGCGGCCGGGCGGCGGCGTTCGCGGCGGACGTGACAGACCGGCGTCAGGTCGGCGAGCTGATCGACGCCGTCACGACGCTGCTGGGCCCGATCGGCGTGCTGGTGGTCAACGCCACCGGCCCGCAGCCCGACGCGCCGGTGTCCCAAGTGGACTGGCCGGACCACCTGGCGCAGCTGGACTTCTTCGTCCGGTCGCCGGTGCTGCTCGGGCACGCGGTGCTGCCCGGGATGCGCGCCCGCGGCTACGGGCGCATCGTGCACGTGGATTCGGAGGTCGCGGACCGTCCCCCGCCCGGCCGTTCGGCGTACGCGACGGCCAAGAGCGCCCAGATCGGCCTGGCCCGGGCGTGGGCACGCGAACTCGCCCCGGACGGCATCACGGTCAACACGGTCGCACCGGGGTTCGTCCCGGTGGAGCGGCACGCGGACGTCCCGGCGGCCGAGCGGGAGGAGTACCGGGCCTCGGTCCCGGCGGGCCGCCTGGGCACCCCGGAGGACGTCGCGGCGGCGGTGAGTTTCTTCGCGTCGGAGGAGGCGGGCTTCATCACCGGCCAGCGACTCCTGGTCGACGGCGGCCGCTCACTCGGCTGA
- a CDS encoding amino acid ABC transporter permease — MSTQSVLYDAPGPKARARNWIYTVLFVLVLLLVAYFVYRGFDEKGQWAGALWKPFVEGSTWTQFLLPGLLNTLKAAALSIVIALPIGALLGIGRMSEHKWVRIPAAAVVEFFRAIPVLLLMVFAASFYAYYTGLEADTRPLFAAVTGLVLYNGSVMAEVFRAGILALPKGQTEASSALGLRKTQTMTNVLLPQAVTLMLPALVSQLVVILKDTALAGQLTIGYDELIRGSGPITGNFNNTIPTLIVIAIIFIVFNLLLTRLASYLERKLSRRKKAPRGAKPLDAAPSSIVAETDLASGRGV, encoded by the coding sequence ATGAGCACCCAGTCCGTTCTCTACGACGCCCCCGGTCCGAAGGCCCGCGCCCGCAACTGGATCTACACGGTCCTGTTCGTGCTGGTACTTCTGCTCGTGGCGTACTTCGTCTACCGCGGTTTCGACGAAAAGGGCCAGTGGGCGGGTGCGCTCTGGAAGCCGTTCGTCGAAGGGTCGACGTGGACCCAGTTCCTGCTGCCCGGCCTGCTGAACACGCTCAAGGCGGCGGCGCTGTCGATCGTGATCGCGTTGCCGATCGGCGCGCTGCTCGGCATCGGGCGGATGTCCGAGCACAAGTGGGTGCGGATCCCGGCCGCGGCCGTGGTGGAGTTCTTCCGCGCGATCCCGGTCCTGCTGCTGATGGTGTTCGCGGCGTCGTTCTACGCCTACTACACCGGGCTCGAGGCGGACACGCGTCCGCTGTTCGCGGCGGTGACCGGCCTGGTGCTCTACAACGGCTCGGTCATGGCCGAGGTGTTCCGGGCGGGCATCCTGGCCCTGCCCAAGGGCCAGACCGAGGCTTCCTCCGCGCTGGGCCTGCGCAAGACGCAGACGATGACGAACGTCCTGCTGCCCCAGGCTGTCACGCTGATGCTGCCGGCGCTGGTGAGCCAGCTGGTCGTGATCCTGAAGGACACCGCGCTGGCCGGCCAGCTGACCATCGGCTACGACGAGCTGATCCGCGGGTCCGGCCCGATCACCGGCAACTTCAACAACACGATCCCGACGCTGATCGTCATCGCGATCATCTTCATCGTCTTCAACCTGCTGCTGACGCGGCTCGCGTCGTACCTGGAGCGCAAGCTGTCGCGGCGGAAGAAGGCGCCTCGCGGAGCCAAGCCCCTCGACGCGGCTCCCTCGTCGATCGTGGCGGAGACGGACCTGGCCAGCGGTCGCGGAGTCTGA
- a CDS encoding amino acid ABC transporter ATP-binding protein → MIKASAVNKYFGDLHVLREITLEVPRGQVVVVLGPSGSGKSTLCRAINRLEPINSGEIAVDGVPLPAEGKALASLRADVGMVFQSFNLFAHKTIVENVMLAPMKVRKLGQAEARKTAMELLERVGIANQADKYPAQLSGGQQQRVAIARALAMRPKVMLFDEPTSALDPEMVQEVLDVMTGLAKDGMTMLVVTHEMGFARRAADRVIFMADGEIVEDTTPEAFFTAPKSERAKDFLGKILTH, encoded by the coding sequence ATGATCAAGGCGTCCGCCGTGAACAAGTACTTCGGCGACCTGCACGTGCTCAGGGAGATCACGCTCGAGGTGCCTCGCGGCCAGGTCGTCGTGGTGCTGGGCCCGTCGGGGTCGGGCAAGTCGACCCTGTGCCGGGCGATCAACCGGCTGGAGCCGATCAACTCGGGCGAGATCGCCGTCGACGGCGTCCCGCTGCCCGCCGAGGGCAAGGCCCTGGCGTCGCTGCGGGCCGACGTCGGCATGGTGTTCCAGTCGTTCAACCTGTTCGCGCACAAGACCATCGTCGAGAACGTCATGCTCGCGCCGATGAAGGTCCGCAAGCTCGGCCAGGCCGAAGCGCGCAAGACGGCGATGGAGCTGCTGGAGCGCGTCGGCATCGCCAACCAGGCCGACAAGTACCCGGCGCAGCTTTCGGGCGGCCAGCAGCAGCGCGTCGCCATCGCGCGGGCGCTGGCGATGCGGCCCAAGGTCATGCTGTTCGACGAGCCGACCTCGGCGCTGGACCCGGAGATGGTCCAGGAGGTCCTCGACGTGATGACGGGCCTGGCCAAGGACGGCATGACGATGCTCGTCGTCACCCACGAGATGGGCTTCGCCCGGCGGGCAGCCGATCGGGTGATCTTCATGGCCGACGGCGAGATCGTCGAGGACACGACGCCGGAAGCCTTCTTCACCGCGCCGAAGAGCGAGCGCGCGAAGGACTTCCTCGGCAAGATCTTGACCCACTGA
- a CDS encoding response regulator transcription factor has protein sequence MRVLLVEDDDRVAGALIPALTRRGLAIARLATGAGVLDRVHEVDVVLLDLGLPDIDGVTLCRQIRAVSDVAIIVVSARGEVDDRIQGLRAGADDYLVKPYDVEELMARVEAVRRRRGEHPAAEPVVIRVGDVSVDLSRHEVLVDGRTVALSRKEFQVLALVAGARGAVCSREHVLTEVWGHRGPAESRSLDVHVATLRTKLGRPALIETVRGVGYRLGGQVARS, from the coding sequence GTGCGGGTGCTGCTGGTGGAGGACGACGACCGGGTCGCGGGTGCGCTCATCCCGGCGCTGACCCGCCGCGGCCTGGCGATCGCCCGGCTGGCCACCGGCGCCGGCGTCCTCGACCGGGTGCACGAGGTCGACGTCGTCCTGCTCGACCTCGGCCTGCCCGACATCGACGGCGTCACGCTCTGCCGCCAGATCCGGGCCGTCAGTGACGTCGCGATCATCGTCGTGTCGGCGCGCGGCGAGGTCGACGACCGGATCCAGGGCCTGCGCGCGGGCGCCGACGACTACCTCGTCAAGCCCTACGACGTCGAGGAGCTGATGGCCAGGGTCGAAGCCGTGCGCCGCCGCCGCGGGGAGCACCCGGCCGCCGAGCCGGTGGTGATCCGCGTCGGGGACGTCAGCGTCGACCTGTCCCGGCACGAGGTGCTGGTCGACGGGCGGACGGTCGCGTTGTCGCGCAAGGAGTTCCAGGTGCTCGCGCTGGTGGCGGGCGCCCGCGGCGCGGTGTGTTCGCGTGAGCACGTGCTCACCGAGGTGTGGGGGCACCGCGGGCCGGCCGAGAGCCGTTCACTGGACGTCCACGTCGCGACGCTGCGGACGAAGCTGGGCCGCCCGGCGCTGATCGAGACGGTCCGCGGAGTCGGGTACCGGCTCGGCGGCCAGGTCGCCCGGAGCTGA
- a CDS encoding TAXI family TRAP transporter solute-binding subunit: MTRTRRTRGLAMAAALLLVLSACTGGFGNLHLRIAAGNPGGVYDGLAQTLATAWQADLDIARPEVLQTDGSLDNVKRVLAGQVDVAFVAADVAEDKYKANPELAALARIHDDYLHVVVRRTSDIRSVGQLRGRRIAIGSPASGVEFIADKLLDAAGLTGSVTRSSRGLNESIAALLRGEVDAFFWSGGLPTPRIQKYQDELRLVDIADQMPKMRALSEVYGTATIPASTYNQSAPVTTLVVPNFLVVRQSMNADVAEALVRGLFDARHQLAQANSAALSIDVHPGIETQPLPLHPGALRYYRAEKT, from the coding sequence ATGACCAGGACCCGGCGGACGCGCGGACTCGCGATGGCGGCCGCCCTGCTGCTGGTCCTCTCCGCCTGTACCGGCGGCTTCGGGAACCTGCATCTGCGGATCGCCGCCGGCAACCCCGGCGGCGTCTACGACGGGCTCGCCCAGACCCTCGCCACCGCCTGGCAGGCCGACCTGGACATCGCCCGGCCGGAGGTGCTGCAGACCGACGGCTCGCTCGACAACGTCAAGCGGGTGCTGGCCGGCCAGGTCGACGTCGCCTTCGTCGCCGCCGACGTGGCCGAGGACAAGTACAAGGCCAACCCCGAACTGGCCGCGCTCGCGCGGATCCACGACGACTACCTGCACGTCGTGGTCCGCAGGACGTCCGACATCCGGTCGGTGGGGCAGCTGCGCGGCCGTCGCATCGCGATCGGCTCGCCGGCCTCCGGCGTCGAGTTCATCGCGGACAAGCTGCTCGACGCGGCCGGCCTGACCGGCTCGGTCACCAGGAGCAGCCGCGGCCTCAACGAATCCATCGCCGCGTTGCTGCGCGGCGAGGTCGACGCGTTCTTCTGGTCCGGCGGGCTGCCGACGCCGAGGATCCAGAAGTACCAGGACGAGCTGCGGCTGGTCGACATCGCCGACCAGATGCCGAAGATGCGGGCGCTCAGCGAGGTCTACGGCACCGCGACCATCCCCGCGAGCACTTACAACCAGAGCGCGCCGGTGACCACGCTGGTGGTCCCGAACTTCCTGGTGGTGCGGCAGTCGATGAACGCCGACGTCGCGGAGGCGCTGGTCCGCGGCCTGTTCGACGCCCGGCACCAGCTCGCCCAGGCCAACTCGGCGGCGCTGTCGATCGACGTGCACCCCGGCATCGAGACCCAGCCACTCCCCCTCCACCCCGGGGCGCTCCGCTACTACCGGGCGGAAAAGACCTAA